A window of the Hyphomicrobiales bacterium genome harbors these coding sequences:
- the radA gene encoding DNA repair protein RadA, with product MAKIKSRFVCNNCGAVSSRWQGKCESCEEWNTIEEDLEIAGIGGGPGKPMRKGRVIPLTSLDGELDNAPRIQTGLSELDRVTGGGFVRGSALLLGGDPGIGKSTILLQAASALANQGHKVVYISGEEAIDQVRLRAQRLGLEKSNVRLGAETSVEDILATLENEKGAALVILDSIQTLWTDQADSAPGTVTQVRSSSQAMIKYAKQSGATVVLVGHVTKEGQIAGPRVVEHMVDAVLYFEGEGAHQFRILRGVKNRFGPTDEIGVFEMTGAGLSEVSNPSEMFLGERNASAPGAAVFAGMEGSRPVLVEVQALVTPSQLGTPRRAIVGWDSSRLAMVLAVLDAHCGVKLGSHDVYLNIAGGLKINEPAADLAIAAALTSSLAGVALPKDAVYFGEVSLSGAVRPVPHVSSRLKESAKLGFSQAICPTMSGKGGTKEVDRINEIEDLSGLIAQILASKPREKRED from the coding sequence ATGGCAAAAATCAAATCTCGCTTTGTTTGCAATAATTGCGGCGCTGTTTCTTCCAGATGGCAGGGTAAGTGCGAAAGCTGCGAAGAATGGAACACGATTGAGGAAGACTTGGAAATCGCTGGCATTGGCGGCGGTCCGGGTAAGCCTATGCGCAAAGGGCGGGTTATTCCCCTCACCAGCCTTGATGGTGAACTGGATAATGCCCCGCGTATTCAAACAGGCCTATCAGAACTTGACCGCGTAACAGGCGGTGGCTTTGTGCGCGGTTCTGCCCTCTTGCTTGGTGGTGATCCAGGTATCGGTAAATCGACTATTCTTTTGCAAGCAGCCAGTGCTCTTGCCAATCAGGGCCACAAGGTCGTTTATATCTCGGGCGAGGAAGCAATTGATCAGGTTCGTCTTCGTGCGCAGCGCCTTGGTCTTGAAAAATCCAATGTACGTCTTGGTGCAGAAACCAGTGTTGAAGATATTCTGGCAACTTTGGAAAATGAAAAAGGTGCGGCCCTCGTCATCCTCGATTCCATCCAAACCCTTTGGACTGATCAAGCAGATTCTGCCCCCGGTACAGTGACGCAAGTTCGCTCCTCCTCACAAGCCATGATCAAATACGCCAAACAATCAGGCGCAACGGTTGTGCTGGTTGGCCATGTGACCAAAGAAGGCCAAATTGCTGGCCCGCGGGTGGTGGAGCATATGGTGGATGCGGTTTTGTACTTTGAAGGCGAAGGCGCGCACCAGTTCCGCATTCTTCGTGGTGTCAAAAACCGCTTCGGCCCAACCGATGAGATCGGCGTCTTCGAGATGACAGGTGCTGGATTAAGCGAAGTATCCAATCCGTCTGAAATGTTTTTGGGTGAACGTAACGCCTCCGCCCCCGGTGCTGCCGTCTTTGCTGGCATGGAAGGCTCTCGCCCCGTCTTGGTGGAAGTGCAAGCCTTGGTCACACCATCGCAGCTTGGCACACCAAGACGCGCCATTGTCGGCTGGGATTCATCACGCCTTGCCATGGTGCTTGCCGTCCTTGATGCCCATTGCGGCGTCAAGCTTGGCTCGCACGATGTCTATTTGAACATTGCGGGCGGCCTGAAAATCAATGAACCGGCAGCAGACCTTGCCATCGCCGCCGCCCTCACCTCATCTCTTGCTGGCGTCGCGCTGCCAAAAGATGCGGTTTATTTCGGCGAAGTTAGCCTCTCAGGTGCTGTGCGCCCTGTGCCGCATGTCAGCTCACGATTGAAGGAATCCGCGAAACTCGGCTTTTCACAAGCCATTTGCCCAACCATGAGTGGCAAAGGCGGAACCAAAGAAGTAGACCGAATAAACGAAATTGAAGACCTGTCTGGCTTGATCGCGCAGATATTGGCGTCAAAACCACGGGAAAAACGCGAAGATTAG
- a CDS encoding CvpA family protein: MKFAILDIAVLVIVFLSAILAMVRGFSREVLSVGSWAAAAGAALAVALWKENPFVPFVRNYVENDTIAMIVTIAIVFLVVLIVVSIITMKISDFIIDSSIGALDRTLGFIFGAARGVLLFVVAVGMFNWLVPQEQPDWIANAKSKPFLDNAANSLIEFLPTDIEEFVEKGKEFIPGSGDDTDASNSTKPSDEIGREIDSNNSN; encoded by the coding sequence ATGAAATTTGCTATCCTTGATATTGCTGTTTTAGTAATTGTCTTTTTATCCGCTATTTTGGCGATGGTAAGAGGGTTCTCTCGCGAAGTTCTGTCTGTCGGATCATGGGCCGCGGCCGCTGGTGCAGCTCTTGCTGTAGCCCTTTGGAAGGAAAACCCTTTCGTACCATTCGTTCGCAATTACGTTGAAAACGATACCATCGCGATGATCGTAACAATTGCCATCGTATTTTTGGTGGTTTTGATTGTGGTGAGCATCATCACCATGAAGATTTCCGATTTCATCATCGATAGTTCAATTGGAGCGCTCGACCGCACACTTGGCTTTATCTTCGGTGCTGCACGCGGTGTCTTGTTGTTTGTTGTGGCCGTTGGCATGTTCAACTGGTTAGTCCCGCAAGAACAACCGGACTGGATCGCAAACGCGAAATCAAAACCGTTCTTGGACAATGCAGCAAACTCGCTCATTGAATTCTTGCCGACGGATATTGAAGAATTCGTTGAAAAAGGGAAAGAATTCATCCCTGGTAGCGGTGATGACACTGACGCCTCAAACAGCACTAAACCATCAGATGAAATCGGTCGTGAGATCGATAGTAACAACAGCAACTAA